A genomic stretch from Oryzias latipes chromosome 24, ASM223467v1 includes:
- the tfap2b gene encoding transcription factor AP-2-beta isoform X2, with amino-acid sequence MLVHSYSAADRHDGVSSHSSRLSQLGSVAHGGPYSSAPPLSHAPSSDFQPPYFPPPYQPLAHYQSQDPYSHVSDPYSLNSLHQSQQGAWGARQRQDASGERMDGSSLLAQPRASLPQLSGLDPRRDYGVRRPDVLLHSTHPGLEPGMGDSLLHGLHGMDEVQAIDESNGTNILDQSVIKKVPMPPKNVGSLMLGKDGLIGGVSVNINEVFCSVPGRLSLLSSTSKYKVTVGEVQRRLSPPECLNASLLGGVLRRAKSKNGGKCLREKLEKIGLNLPAGRRKAANVTLLTSLVEGEAVHLARDFGYICETEFPTKAVSEYLNRQHADPSELHTRKNMLLATKQLCKEFTDLLAQDRTPLGNSRPTPILEPGIQSCLSHFSFITHGFGSPAICAALTALQNYLTEALKGLDKMFLNNPSNNRHGDAGKAAGDKEEKQRK; translated from the exons ATGTTGGTGCACTCCTATTCCGCCGCG gACCGACATGATGGGGTCTCGAGCCACAGCTCGCGCCTGTCACAGCTGGGTTCAGTGGCGCACGGGGGCCCTTACTCCAGCGCGCCGCCGTTGTCCCACGCGCCCTCCTCGGACTTCCAGCCGCCGTACTTCCCCCCTCCGTATCAGCCGCTCGCACACTACCAGAGCCAGGACCCGTACTCCCACGTGAGCGACCCTTACTCCCTGAACTCTCTACACCAGAGCCAGCAGGGCGCGTGGGGCGCGCGCCAGCGCCAGGACGCCTCCGGGGAGCGCATGGACGGCTCGTCGCTGCTAGCGCAGCCGCGGGCCTCGCTGCCTCAGCTGTCGGGCCTAGACCCGCGGCGGGACTACGGCGTGCGGCGCCCTGACGTGCTGCTTCACTCCACCCATCCGGGGCTCGAACCCGGGATGGGGGACAGTCTGCTGCACGGGCTGCACGGCATGGACGAAGTGCAG GCCATCGACGAGAGCAACGGAACCAACATCCTGGATCAGTCAGTAATAAAGAAAG TCCCCATGCCCCCCAAGAACGTGGGCTCCCTGATGCTGGGGAAGGACGGCCTGATCGGCGGCGTGAGCGTCAACATCAACGAGGTGTTCTGCTCGGTTCCGGGCCGCCTGTCGCTGCTCAGCTCCACCTCCAAGTACAAGGTGACCGTGGGGGAGGTGCAGAGGAGGCTGTCCCCACCTGAGTGCCTCAACGCCTCCTTGTTGGGGGGCGTCCTGAGGAG AGCCAAGTCGAAAAACGGAGGGAAGTGTCTGCGGGAAAAGCTGGAGAAGATCGGCCTGAATTTACCCGCAGGGAGGCGCAAAGCTGCCAACGTCACGCTCCTCACCTCTCTGGTAGAAG GTGAGGCGGTCCACCTGGCTCGGGACTTTGGCTACATCTGTGAGACGGAATTTCCCACCAAAGCCGTGAGCGAGTACCTGAACCGGCAGCACGCGGACCCCAGCGAGCTGCACACGCGGAAGAACATGCTGCTGGCCACGAA acagctGTGTAAGGAGTTCACAGACCTGCTGGCCCAGGACAGGACTCCCCTGGGCAACTCAAGACCCACCCCTATCTTGGAGCCTGGCATCCAGAGCTGCCTCTCCCACTTCTCCTTCATCACACACGGCTTCGGCTCTCCGGCCATCTGTGCAGCGCTCACCGCCCTCCAGAACTACCTCACCGAGGCTCTCAAAGGACTCGACAAGATGTTTCTGAACAACCCGTCCAACAATCGGCACGGGGATGCCGGCAAAGCAGCCGGCGACAAAGAGGAGAAACAGCGGAAATGA
- the tfap2b gene encoding transcription factor AP-2-beta isoform X1: MLWKLVENVKYEDIYEDRHDGVSSHSSRLSQLGSVAHGGPYSSAPPLSHAPSSDFQPPYFPPPYQPLAHYQSQDPYSHVSDPYSLNSLHQSQQGAWGARQRQDASGERMDGSSLLAQPRASLPQLSGLDPRRDYGVRRPDVLLHSTHPGLEPGMGDSLLHGLHGMDEVQAIDESNGTNILDQSVIKKVPMPPKNVGSLMLGKDGLIGGVSVNINEVFCSVPGRLSLLSSTSKYKVTVGEVQRRLSPPECLNASLLGGVLRRAKSKNGGKCLREKLEKIGLNLPAGRRKAANVTLLTSLVEGEAVHLARDFGYICETEFPTKAVSEYLNRQHADPSELHTRKNMLLATKQLCKEFTDLLAQDRTPLGNSRPTPILEPGIQSCLSHFSFITHGFGSPAICAALTALQNYLTEALKGLDKMFLNNPSNNRHGDAGKAAGDKEEKQRK, from the exons ATGCTGTGGAAACTAGTGGAGAATGTCAAGTATGAAGATATTTACGAG gACCGACATGATGGGGTCTCGAGCCACAGCTCGCGCCTGTCACAGCTGGGTTCAGTGGCGCACGGGGGCCCTTACTCCAGCGCGCCGCCGTTGTCCCACGCGCCCTCCTCGGACTTCCAGCCGCCGTACTTCCCCCCTCCGTATCAGCCGCTCGCACACTACCAGAGCCAGGACCCGTACTCCCACGTGAGCGACCCTTACTCCCTGAACTCTCTACACCAGAGCCAGCAGGGCGCGTGGGGCGCGCGCCAGCGCCAGGACGCCTCCGGGGAGCGCATGGACGGCTCGTCGCTGCTAGCGCAGCCGCGGGCCTCGCTGCCTCAGCTGTCGGGCCTAGACCCGCGGCGGGACTACGGCGTGCGGCGCCCTGACGTGCTGCTTCACTCCACCCATCCGGGGCTCGAACCCGGGATGGGGGACAGTCTGCTGCACGGGCTGCACGGCATGGACGAAGTGCAG GCCATCGACGAGAGCAACGGAACCAACATCCTGGATCAGTCAGTAATAAAGAAAG TCCCCATGCCCCCCAAGAACGTGGGCTCCCTGATGCTGGGGAAGGACGGCCTGATCGGCGGCGTGAGCGTCAACATCAACGAGGTGTTCTGCTCGGTTCCGGGCCGCCTGTCGCTGCTCAGCTCCACCTCCAAGTACAAGGTGACCGTGGGGGAGGTGCAGAGGAGGCTGTCCCCACCTGAGTGCCTCAACGCCTCCTTGTTGGGGGGCGTCCTGAGGAG AGCCAAGTCGAAAAACGGAGGGAAGTGTCTGCGGGAAAAGCTGGAGAAGATCGGCCTGAATTTACCCGCAGGGAGGCGCAAAGCTGCCAACGTCACGCTCCTCACCTCTCTGGTAGAAG GTGAGGCGGTCCACCTGGCTCGGGACTTTGGCTACATCTGTGAGACGGAATTTCCCACCAAAGCCGTGAGCGAGTACCTGAACCGGCAGCACGCGGACCCCAGCGAGCTGCACACGCGGAAGAACATGCTGCTGGCCACGAA acagctGTGTAAGGAGTTCACAGACCTGCTGGCCCAGGACAGGACTCCCCTGGGCAACTCAAGACCCACCCCTATCTTGGAGCCTGGCATCCAGAGCTGCCTCTCCCACTTCTCCTTCATCACACACGGCTTCGGCTCTCCGGCCATCTGTGCAGCGCTCACCGCCCTCCAGAACTACCTCACCGAGGCTCTCAAAGGACTCGACAAGATGTTTCTGAACAACCCGTCCAACAATCGGCACGGGGATGCCGGCAAAGCAGCCGGCGACAAAGAGGAGAAACAGCGGAAATGA